One Spiribacter halobius DNA segment encodes these proteins:
- the gatA gene encoding Asp-tRNA(Asn)/Glu-tRNA(Gln) amidotransferase subunit GatA, with protein sequence MHTYTIAELSAALAAGEVSSVELTEATLARIERHQPALNAFITVTAEQAMAQARAADARRARGDAGPLTGVPIAHKDIFCTDGVRTSCGSRMLDSFIAPYDAFVVERLREAGAVMVGKTNMDEFAMGSSNETSHYGPVRNPWDEDTVPGGSSGGSAAAVAARLVPGATGTDTGGSIRQPAALCGISGLKPTYGRVSRYGMIAFASSLDQAGPMAASAEDLALMLEAMAGFDPRDSTCVERPVPAYREVLDQPLAGLRVGLPKEYFGEGLEPGVAAAVEAAVAELRGLGAEIREVSLPNSGLAVPVYYVIAPAEASSNLSRYDGVRFGHRCESPRDLEDLYKRSRGEGFGAEVKRRIMVGTYALSAGYYDAYYLKAQQVRRMIRDDFVRALEEVDVLVGPTAPGVAFALGEKSDDPVQMYLQDIYTIAVNLAGLPGVSVPAGFADGRPVGLQLIGNYFDEERLLAVAHRFQQATDWHRQVPEGYA encoded by the coding sequence ATGCATACGTACACCATCGCCGAGCTTTCCGCGGCCCTGGCGGCCGGAGAGGTCTCGAGCGTCGAGCTCACCGAGGCGACCCTGGCGCGAATCGAGCGCCATCAGCCCGCGCTCAACGCCTTCATTACCGTGACCGCCGAGCAGGCCATGGCGCAGGCCCGCGCGGCGGACGCCCGGCGCGCCCGTGGCGACGCCGGCCCCCTCACCGGCGTGCCCATCGCCCACAAGGACATCTTCTGCACCGACGGCGTGCGCACGAGCTGCGGCAGCCGGATGCTGGACAGCTTCATCGCCCCCTACGACGCCTTCGTCGTGGAGCGACTGCGCGAGGCCGGCGCGGTGATGGTGGGCAAGACCAACATGGACGAGTTCGCCATGGGCTCTTCCAACGAGACGAGCCATTACGGCCCGGTGCGCAACCCCTGGGATGAGGATACCGTGCCGGGCGGCTCCTCCGGCGGCTCCGCCGCGGCGGTGGCCGCCCGCCTGGTGCCCGGCGCCACCGGTACCGACACCGGCGGCTCCATCCGCCAGCCGGCGGCGCTCTGCGGCATCAGCGGGCTCAAGCCCACCTATGGCCGGGTGTCCCGCTACGGGATGATCGCCTTTGCCTCCAGCCTCGATCAGGCCGGGCCGATGGCGGCCAGCGCCGAGGATCTGGCACTCATGCTCGAGGCCATGGCCGGCTTCGACCCGCGGGACTCCACCTGTGTCGAGCGACCGGTGCCCGCCTACCGGGAGGTGCTCGACCAGCCGCTCGCAGGCCTGCGCGTCGGGCTGCCGAAGGAGTACTTCGGCGAGGGCCTGGAGCCCGGCGTGGCCGCCGCGGTGGAGGCGGCGGTGGCGGAGCTGCGCGGGCTCGGCGCGGAGATCCGCGAGGTCTCGCTGCCCAACAGCGGGCTGGCGGTGCCGGTGTACTACGTCATCGCCCCCGCGGAGGCCTCCTCCAACCTCTCCCGCTACGACGGCGTGCGTTTCGGCCACCGCTGCGAGTCGCCGCGGGACCTGGAGGATCTCTACAAGCGCAGCCGCGGCGAGGGCTTCGGCGCCGAGGTGAAGCGCCGCATCATGGTGGGCACCTACGCGCTCTCCGCCGGCTACTACGATGCCTACTACCTCAAGGCGCAGCAGGTCCGGCGCATGATCCGCGACGACTTCGTGCGCGCTCTGGAGGAGGTGGACGTCCTGGTGGGGCCGACGGCCCCCGGCGTCGCCTTCGCCCTCGGCGAGAAGTCCGACGATCCGGTACAGATGTATCTGCAGGACATCTACACCATTGCGGTGAACCTTGCCGGCCTGCCGGGCGTGTCGGTGCCGGCGGGCTTCGCCGACGGCCGCCCGGTGGGTCTGCAGCTCATCGGCAACTACTTCGACGAGGAGCGCCTGCTGGCGGTGGCGCACCGCTTCCAGCAGGCCACCGACTGGCACCGGCAGGTGCCTGAGGGCTACGCGTAG
- the gatC gene encoding Asp-tRNA(Asn)/Glu-tRNA(Gln) amidotransferase subunit GatC — protein sequence MSLDASQVREIAHLARLAVDEADTREYAASLSSILEFVEQLAAVESSGVTPLAHPLEMNQRLRPDEVSESDQRERFQAIAPAVEDGYYLVPRVIE from the coding sequence ATGTCCCTCGATGCCTCCCAGGTGCGGGAGATCGCTCATCTGGCGCGGCTTGCGGTGGATGAGGCGGACACCCGCGAGTATGCGGCGTCGCTGTCGTCGATCCTCGAGTTCGTGGAGCAGCTCGCAGCGGTGGAGAGCAGCGGCGTCACGCCACTCGCCCATCCGCTGGAGATGAACCAGCGCCTGCGCCCGGACGAGGTCAGCGAGAGCGACCAGCGCGAGCGCTTCCAGGCCATCGCCCCGGCCGTCGAGGACGGCTACTACCTCGTGCCGCGCGTCATCGAGTAG